A DNA window from Massilia putida contains the following coding sequences:
- a CDS encoding TonB-dependent receptor: MNSAASTRGAPAVKPIALACAVSLSLFAGAVRAQDDIPSTVVITGSRFPSVESLRPIGATVITQDDIRRAGVNDVNSAIRKVGGVFGRQSLDSSPDFALDLRGFGTNSAQNMVIMVDGVRLNENELANTVLSTIPIDTVERIEITRGGASVLYGEGATGGVIQITTRRAVAAGMHGSVFAEGGSFHEHDVRAQLSQTAGDISADIAVARQGSNNYRRNSDFDQTTASLNLQTRFTGGRAGIHVESARQETRLPGSLTLAQFDADPRQASTPQDFGSLNTDRANVFAEYRLGAVDLAADLSHRERNLRSNYLSFGSANAYDGRQDQFSPRARWLSDVGGMLNELVGGLDVTRWKRKTTASYSNADASQSSKAVYLRDELRFDPAHDGRVALGARHENFDKDVVDAVAHVAPEDRSQSQNAWEAQASYRVHPLVEVFAKAGQSYRVANVDENGYRTSIDILKAQTSHDLEFGTTLRHAPGDDSRTLTARVFRHRLNNEIFFDPTANGGWGANTNLDPTERKGFEIDAEAQLAAGWRAAAHVQHVLARFTDGPNTGRELVLVPKNVVTARLAWAPGNGQSADVGAQWVDSQRYGNDFSNSCGARMPSYTTLDARYAVKFGAWEVAATGLNLADRHYFSNAFGCKSGIYPSDGRQLKLSARYDF, translated from the coding sequence ATGAATTCTGCCGCCTCCACCCGCGGCGCGCCGGCCGTCAAGCCGATCGCGCTGGCCTGCGCCGTATCCCTGTCCCTGTTTGCCGGCGCCGTTCGCGCCCAGGACGACATCCCGTCGACCGTCGTCATCACCGGTTCCCGTTTTCCCAGTGTCGAAAGCCTGCGTCCGATCGGCGCCACCGTCATCACCCAGGACGACATCCGCCGCGCCGGCGTCAATGACGTGAACAGCGCGATCCGCAAGGTCGGCGGCGTGTTCGGCCGCCAGAGCCTCGATTCGTCGCCCGACTTCGCGCTCGACCTGCGCGGCTTCGGCACCAACAGCGCGCAGAACATGGTGATCATGGTCGACGGCGTGCGCCTGAACGAGAACGAGCTGGCGAACACCGTACTGTCGACGATCCCGATCGACACGGTCGAGCGCATCGAGATCACCCGCGGCGGCGCCAGCGTGCTGTACGGCGAAGGCGCGACCGGAGGCGTCATCCAGATCACCACGCGCCGCGCCGTCGCCGCCGGCATGCACGGTTCCGTGTTTGCGGAAGGCGGTTCGTTCCACGAGCACGACGTGCGTGCGCAGCTGTCGCAGACCGCTGGCGACATCAGTGCCGACATCGCCGTCGCGCGCCAGGGCAGCAACAACTACCGCCGGAACAGCGACTTCGACCAGACGACGGCCTCGCTCAACCTGCAGACCCGCTTCACGGGCGGGCGCGCCGGCATCCACGTCGAGAGCGCGCGCCAGGAGACGCGCCTTCCCGGTTCGCTCACGCTGGCGCAGTTCGACGCCGACCCGCGCCAGGCCTCGACCCCGCAGGACTTCGGCTCGCTGAACACCGACCGCGCGAACGTCTTCGCCGAGTACCGCCTGGGCGCGGTCGACCTGGCGGCCGACCTGTCGCACCGCGAGCGCAACCTGCGGTCGAACTACCTGTCCTTCGGCTCGGCCAATGCGTACGACGGCCGCCAGGACCAGTTCTCGCCGCGTGCCCGCTGGCTGTCCGACGTCGGCGGCATGCTCAACGAACTGGTGGGCGGCCTGGACGTCACGCGCTGGAAGCGCAAGACGACGGCATCGTACTCGAACGCCGATGCGAGCCAGTCGTCGAAAGCGGTATACCTGCGCGACGAGCTGCGCTTCGATCCGGCCCACGACGGCCGCGTCGCCCTCGGCGCGCGCCACGAGAACTTCGACAAGGACGTCGTGGACGCCGTGGCCCACGTCGCGCCGGAAGACCGCTCGCAATCGCAGAACGCGTGGGAAGCGCAGGCCAGCTACCGCGTCCATCCGCTCGTCGAGGTGTTCGCCAAGGCGGGACAGAGCTACCGTGTGGCGAACGTGGACGAGAACGGCTACCGCACCAGCATCGACATCCTGAAGGCGCAGACGTCGCACGACCTGGAATTCGGCACGACCTTGCGCCACGCGCCGGGCGACGACAGCCGTACGTTGACGGCGCGCGTGTTCCGTCATCGCCTGAACAACGAGATCTTCTTCGATCCGACCGCGAACGGCGGCTGGGGTGCGAACACGAACCTCGACCCGACCGAGCGCAAGGGCTTCGAGATCGATGCCGAAGCGCAGCTGGCGGCCGGCTGGCGGGCGGCAGCGCACGTGCAGCACGTGCTGGCCCGCTTCACGGACGGCCCGAACACCGGCCGCGAACTGGTGCTGGTGCCGAAGAACGTGGTGACCGCGCGCCTGGCCTGGGCACCGGGCAATGGCCAGTCGGCCGACGTGGGCGCGCAATGGGTCGACAGCCAGCGCTACGGCAACGACTTCAGCAACAGCTGCGGCGCGCGCATGCCGTCCTACACGACGCTCGACGCGCGTTACGCCGTCAAGTTCGGCGCGTGGGAAGTCGCCGCGACGGGGCTGAACCTGGCGGACCGCCACTACTTCAGCAATGCGTTCGGCTGCAAATCGGGCATCTATCCGAGCGATGGGCGCCAGCTGAAACTGTCGGCACGGTACGACTTTTAA
- a CDS encoding thiol:disulfide interchange protein DsbA/DsbL, whose product MRSLRFALLATALAASTAFASPTDPKSGVEYVTLAQPQPVQATGKKVEVIEFFMYHCPHCNALEPQLEQWVKKQGGNIQFKRVHLPFSGPNDPEAHLYLTLEAMGKAEEFQSKVFKAWHVDHQRLNTDAAIIDWVAKNGIDRNKFLEVWNSFGVMTKLHRLPQITTDYKVDGVPTVIIDGKYQTSPSIVYNSVKTTSEPVLFQATLQVMDALVAKAAKSK is encoded by the coding sequence ATGCGTTCCCTGCGTTTTGCCCTGCTCGCTACCGCGCTTGCCGCCAGCACCGCTTTCGCTTCGCCGACCGACCCGAAGAGCGGCGTCGAGTACGTGACGCTCGCTCAGCCGCAGCCGGTGCAGGCCACGGGCAAGAAGGTCGAGGTGATCGAGTTCTTCATGTACCACTGCCCGCACTGCAACGCGCTGGAACCGCAGCTCGAACAGTGGGTCAAAAAACAGGGCGGCAACATCCAGTTCAAGCGCGTCCACCTGCCGTTCTCCGGCCCCAACGATCCGGAAGCGCACCTGTACCTCACGCTGGAAGCGATGGGCAAGGCCGAGGAATTCCAGAGCAAGGTGTTCAAGGCCTGGCACGTGGATCACCAGCGCCTGAACACGGACGCCGCGATCATCGATTGGGTGGCCAAGAACGGAATCGACCGCAACAAGTTCCTGGAAGTGTGGAACTCGTTCGGCGTGATGACCAAGCTGCACCGCCTGCCGCAGATCACGACCGATTACAAGGTCGACGGCGTGCCGACCGTCATCATCGACGGCAAGTACCAGACGTCGCCTTCGATCGTCTACAATTCGGTCAAGACCACCAGCGAGCCCGTGTTGTTCCAGGCGACCTTGCAGGTGATGGACGCCCTGGTGGCGAAAGCGGCGAAGTCGAAATAA
- a CDS encoding thiol:disulfide interchange protein DsbA/DsbL, with the protein MQLLRAAGLGLLLSLTASLASASPAVPQNGVDYATLAQPQSVQANGKKVEVIEFFMYHCPVCNALEPLFEDWIRKQGDRITVRRIHIPSTGPADPEAHLYLTLEALGRLGDMHEKVFKAVHVDHIRLNKDDAIIDWVAKNGIDRAQFLDAWHSFGVTTRLRQLRQVTASYQVESAPTLVVGGRFLTNPGLLSNQMQGLDREAVFKATLNVADKLVDKAAQPK; encoded by the coding sequence ATGCAGCTCCTGCGTGCCGCCGGCCTCGGCCTGTTGCTGTCCCTGACCGCCTCCCTTGCATCCGCGTCGCCCGCCGTCCCGCAGAACGGCGTCGACTACGCCACGCTCGCCCAGCCGCAGTCCGTACAGGCGAACGGCAAGAAGGTCGAGGTGATCGAGTTCTTCATGTATCACTGCCCGGTGTGCAATGCGCTGGAGCCCTTGTTCGAAGACTGGATCCGGAAACAGGGCGACCGTATCACGGTGCGCCGCATCCACATCCCGTCGACGGGCCCGGCCGATCCGGAAGCGCATCTGTACCTGACGCTGGAAGCGCTGGGTCGGCTCGGCGACATGCACGAAAAAGTATTCAAGGCCGTGCACGTGGACCATATTCGCCTGAACAAGGACGACGCCATCATCGATTGGGTGGCGAAGAACGGCATCGACCGCGCGCAGTTCCTGGACGCGTGGCATTCGTTCGGCGTGACGACGCGCCTGCGCCAGCTGCGCCAGGTCACGGCCAGTTACCAGGTCGAGTCCGCGCCCACGCTGGTCGTCGGCGGGCGCTTCCTGACGAATCCCGGGCTGCTGTCGAACCAGATGCAGGGGCTCGATCGCGAGGCCGTGTTCAAGGCCACGCTGAACGTGGCCGACAAGCTCGTCGACAAGGCGGCGCAACCGAAGTAA